A stretch of Mytilus edulis chromosome 11, xbMytEdul2.2, whole genome shotgun sequence DNA encodes these proteins:
- the LOC139494131 gene encoding GATA zinc finger domain-containing protein 8-like — MSKINQDQAAMPRKSKKSKASIAKEQKLRMRERRLAEEALQQSTDIDYIERKNTVNEFTVNKIERNDTVNDLTGKTDANNTEQYHTDNELTVNSVVNKTDSNHTDNELTVNSVVNKTDSNHTDNELTVNSVVNKSDSNHTDNELTVNSVVNKRNHTDNELTVNSVVNTTDSNHTDNELTVNSVVNKTERNHTDNELTVNSVVNKRNHSDNELTVNSVVNKRNHTDNELTVNSVVNTTDSNHTDNELTVKSVVNKTEGNHTDNELTVNSVVNKRNHSDNELTVNSVVNKRNHSDNELTVNSVVNKTDSNHTDNELTVNSVVNKKNHTDNELTVNSVVNKRYHTDNELTVNSVVNKTDSNHTDNELTVNSVVKKRNHSVNELTVNSVVNKRYHTDNELTVNSVVNKTDSNHTDNELTVNSVVNKIERIHTVNDLTGHTVANTTEQVHHDHTVYELTVPSVVNKTDCNHTVNDLTEHIVANTTEHKSSGKKRSFPYRKVRYGKIVVNGLPLDVLPLTPMSDYGEKKNQNDFTNKGNLGRNASTIRHFNFYIHPASPSMDALPHVVSRVRLLIADTDLLRQFHLIYRAQQLD; from the exons gcgATGCCACGTAAATCAAAAAAGAGCAAAGCCTCCATAGCCAAAGAACAAAAACTAAGAATGAGAGAAAGAAGGTTGGCAGAGGAGGCTTTGCAACAGTCTACTGATATTGATTACATTGAAAGAAAAAACACTGTTAATGAatttactgtcaataaaattgaaagaaatgaCACTGTTAATGATTTAACTGGGAAAACTGATGCCAATAACACTGAACAGTATCACACTGATAATGAATTGACTGTTAACTCTGTTGTCAATAAAACTGATAGTAATCACACTGATAATGAATTGACTGTGAACTCTGTTGTCAATAAAACTGATAGTAATCACACTGATAATGAATTGACTGTTAACTCTGTTGTCAATAAATCTGATAGTAATCACACTGATAATGAATTGACTGTTAACTCTGTTGTCAATAAAAGAAATCACACTGATAATGAATTGACTGTTAACTCTGTTGTCAATACCACTGATAGTAATCACACTGATAATGAATTGACTGTGAACTCTGTTGTCAATAAAACTGAAAGAAATCACACTGATAATGAATTGACTGTTAACTCTGTTGTCAATAAAAGAAATCACAGTGATAATGAATTGACTGTTAACTCTGTTGTCAATAAAAGAAATCACACTGATAATGAATTGACTGTTAACTCTGTTGTCAATACCACTGATAGTAATCACACTGATAATGAATTGACTGTTAAGTCTGTTGTCAATAAAACTGAAGGAAATCACACTGATAATGAATTGACTGTTAACTCTGTTGTCAATAAAAGAAATCACAGTGATAATGAATTGACTGTTAACTCTGTTGTCAATAAAAGAAATCACAGTGATAATGAATTGACTGTTAACTCTGTTGTCAATAAAACTGATAGTAATCACACTGATAATGAATTGACTGTGAactctgttgtcaataaaaaaaatcacactgATAATGAATTGACTGTTAACTCTGTTGTCAATAAAAGATATCACACTGATAATGAATTGACTGTTAACTCTGTTGTCAATAAAACTGATAGTAATCACACTGATAATGAATTGACTGTTAACTCTGTTGTCAAGAAAAGAAATCACAGTGTTAATGAATTGACTGTTAACTCTGTTGTCAATAAAAGATATCACACTGATAATGAATTGACTGTTAACTCTGTTGTCAATAAAACTGATAGTAATCACACTGATAATGAATTGACTGTTAactctgttgtcaataaaattgaaagaattcACACTGTTAATGATTTGACTGGACATACTGTTGCCAATACCACTGAACAGGTTCACCATGATCACACTGTGTATGAATTGACTGTTCCTTCTGTTGTCAATAAAACTGATTGCAATCACACTGTTAATGATTTAACTGAGCATATTGTTGCCAATACCACTGAACA caaaagcaGTGGGAAAAAACGATCTTTCCCATACAGGAAAGTAAGATATGGAAAAATAGTAGTGAATGGTCTCCCCCTTGATGTTCTCCCCCTAACACCTATGTCAGATTATggggagaaaaaaaatcaaaatgattttacaaataAAGGAAATTTAGGTAGAAATGCAAGTACAATTagacattttaacttttatatcCATCCTGCATCACCGTCAATGGATGCCCTACCTCATGTAGTTTCTCGGGTAAGACTGTTGATTGCAGATACAGATCTCTTACGACAGTTCCATCTAATATACCGAGCTCAACAACTAGATTGa